A segment of the Pseudoliparis swirei isolate HS2019 ecotype Mariana Trench chromosome 4, NWPU_hadal_v1, whole genome shotgun sequence genome:
AGCTTGTGTGTGAGCGCAGATCAACAACACCACGCGCGTTCAGACCCGTGTTGACGTCGGGGTATCATCCCCACGCCATTGCACATAGTTTCTGCACACACGGTCCCGATGTGGACTTTCATAAACCGTAAGTTAACTGATATCACAGTGGTGCGACTTTACGACACCCGTGTTTAGTTAACGGCAAAAGACGTGACGTTAGCCAAAGAAGTACAGGTGATAGCTTGAATTCTTCTCAAGTTCAAAGAAAACCGTTGTTCACCTTGTTGAGTTGTCTTGCCTCAAGCAGGGccgcaggaggagggggacagagtGAAAACTAAGACTGTCTCTTGTAGcactgtgggaggagagagggccgCAGTCAAACGCAAATCCGAGCATCTCGTGCCCGAAGAGGAGGACGAGTCCTCAGAGGACCCGCCGGCGCCCCGCAAAGTCTCCAAGATAGGCTTTAGCATGAGCAGCCCGATGGGGAAGAAGCCAATCCCCATATCGATCAAACTGGGAGCAACAGTGAGTGTGCTGCATCGTGACTGCCTGGGAAGAGTGAAACAGTCATTCATTGATTACATTAATCCATGAACGCATGAAGTCAAGAACAGCTGCACAATCACATATTTGATCCACTCATCTTTTCTTTGAGTAAAGGTGTGTAACGCTTTTGTGTTTCTCAAAATCAATTTTCTGAAATCTCTTCTAGAAACCCAAAGAGCCTGCACCGTCAGTTCCTCCAAAAAAGTCAGGGCTGGCATCTGTTtttgatgaggatgaagatgatgtaagaacacacacacacacacacacacacacacacacacacacacacacacacacacacacacacagtcatgtcaTAGTTGTACACATATGCAGAGGCTGACTTGTGGTCTCTGATGCCCTGCAGAGTGAACCTGAGGAGATGCCCCCAGAAgcaaagatgaggatgaagaacaTTGGCAGGTATAACTACCCAGTTGCATGGTGTACTTTAGAACAGGTCCCTCAGCTTCTGCTTTTATCAAAACATTCCACATTAAGATAAATGTGGCATGACTAATCTCTTCTCTTTTTAGGGAGACGCCAACCTCTGCGGGTCCTAATTCCTTTAACAAGGGCAAGCAGGGTTTCTCTGATCATCAAAAACTTTGGGAAAGGAAGATGAAGTCCCAATCAGACAAATAGTAAATGACTACTGT
Coding sequences within it:
- the LOC130193167 gene encoding PEST proteolytic signal-containing nuclear protein-like; the protein is MMADYEHNRRGGTDDGGPQEEGDRVKTKTVSCSTVGGERAAVKRKSEHLVPEEEDESSEDPPAPRKVSKIGFSMSSPMGKKPIPISIKLGATKPKEPAPSVPPKKSGLASVFDEDEDDSEPEEMPPEAKMRMKNIGRETPTSAGPNSFNKGKQGFSDHQKLWERKMKSQSDK